Below is a window of Deinococcus seoulensis DNA.
CCAGCCGCTGGAGTGATACGGACTCGGGTTGAATGGCTTGCGAAGGCATTCAACCCGAGCGGATGCGAGTGGGAGGGCAAGTGCCCCTCCGGACGTGGAGCTGGCAGGGGCGGTATGGGGGCGGATTACCAGCGAAGCAGACGGCCGTCCGTACGACCGCACGCCCCCGCGCAGAGCTGGCCTTCAGGGCCGGTTCTCGCAGGCCAGACCGTCGCGGTCGCCGTCCAGCTCGGGCCGGTACCCCGGCTGGCCGCGCCGCAGCGGCAGGGTCGCACCGGCCGCGCGGGCCGCGGCGCAACTGCTGAACCCGGCAGGCGGCCGGGCCTGCGGCGCGCCGGGTTTCGGCGTGACCTGCGTGGCGCAGCTGCGGCCCGTCGGCAACCGGAACGGCGCGCCCGCCGCGCGGTTCACGCGGTACCCCAGGTCCTCCAGCGCGCCCAGCGTCAGCGGACTGACCGGATTGACCCGCCCCGTGAACTCCCCGGCGCTGCCGGACAGGATCTCGCTGCACACCGCGTCTCCGGCCCAGTGCCCGGCGTCCGGGTCGAGCGGCACGCCCACCTCCCGGCCGCCCAGCGCGCGGTACGCGGCCAGGGCGCGCGGGCCGGTGTAGTACAGCTGCCTGCCGACCCGCCTGACGAACGTCCGGCCGTCCGGGTCGCCGCTGACCGACACGCGGTACTCGGCTTCCCACAGCGTGCCCACGCCCAGCGTGTGCAGGAACTCGTGAATCATGGTGTCCAGCAGATCCGCGCGCGGCAGGTCATTCAGGCCGTCACTGTTCAGTTCGATGGTGCCGTACATGGGCAGGAACGACCCGTCCCGCAGGTCGCAGGGCATGCCAGTGGCGTACAGGTCGTCTTCCAGGTTCTTCACGATCACGAACACCACGAACTGCCGCGCGGTCTCCCGCAGGCGCGGCAGCCCCTGGTCGCAGTCCCCGGCGGGCGCGTCCAGCCGCACCGGCACGAACGGCGAGGCGATCAGCGCCGACACGCGCGCCGCCGCCTCCTGCACCGTGGCCCGCTGCGCGGCATTCAGCGTCCGGCCCAGCAGGCGCGGCTCGA
It encodes the following:
- a CDS encoding excalibur calcium-binding domain-containing protein yields the protein MPPLFTVRPLPALARRLLFLLACAGLLTAPHARAAASAAFTIEPRLLGRTLNAAQRATVQEAAARVSALIASPFVPVRLDAPAGDCDQGLPRLRETARQFVVFVIVKNLEDDLYATGMPCDLRDGSFLPMYGTIELNSDGLNDLPRADLLDTMIHEFLHTLGVGTLWEAEYRVSVSGDPDGRTFVRRVGRQLYYTGPRALAAYRALGGREVGVPLDPDAGHWAGDAVCSEILSGSAGEFTGRVNPVSPLTLGALEDLGYRVNRAAGAPFRLPTGRSCATQVTPKPGAPQARPPAGFSSCAAARAAGATLPLRRGQPGYRPELDGDRDGLACENRP